A stretch of Geomonas oryzisoli DNA encodes these proteins:
- a CDS encoding thiolase family protein, whose protein sequence is MTQQFKPREVYVASSYAAPVGRYNGREREALSFLEMAEKAGEVFAGSRIRRSEVGAVVVGCQNPVAFSGVDNTAAKIAGVLGISGAKSVLIDTASSSGASALEYAYLQIASGRCDHVLAIGIQKMSDVSTGQATRIVAGVIDKDEAEFGLSMPACGALVARSLIERLKLSTEEWTAFSALLTQRAHRFAARNPDAHLNFEIPLEEYYRQIVTGKNYRYWWPLRYHDFCPMSDGVAAVLLSAAPHEVIVSGVGSATDIPTIADRPYFHSFPATVRAAAEAYAMAGIRKITDFAGKIHVNMHDPFNGFGPINMVDLGFVPRRRILEALLNDELTGEFGSFPTNITGGLKGRGHPLGATGMIQIVENHRLITGGRFQMGLAHSIGGPINNNVVTLLERTSHYRQRSRPELSPWGLPPLGRMKPKNLSVNELLNGEPVQGRFVAATTRFDFKTGAPEGIILIVSCLAHGQRHSFLFGVGGEHYAEIAQLKSGEPVSLERSGEEILVNRMPVKKFYRRTMDGVLELAGSGWKKLTGNG, encoded by the coding sequence GTGACGCAGCAATTCAAACCCAGGGAGGTCTACGTCGCCTCCTCGTATGCGGCCCCGGTGGGGCGCTACAACGGCCGCGAGCGCGAGGCGCTGAGCTTCTTGGAGATGGCCGAAAAGGCCGGCGAGGTGTTCGCCGGGAGCCGGATCCGCCGCTCCGAGGTGGGGGCGGTCGTGGTCGGGTGCCAGAACCCGGTCGCCTTCTCCGGGGTGGACAACACCGCCGCCAAGATCGCCGGGGTGCTCGGCATCTCCGGGGCGAAGTCGGTGCTGATCGACACCGCCTCCTCCTCCGGCGCCTCGGCCCTCGAATACGCCTACCTGCAGATCGCCTCCGGGCGCTGCGATCACGTGCTCGCCATCGGCATCCAGAAGATGAGCGACGTCTCCACCGGCCAGGCGACCCGCATCGTCGCCGGCGTGATCGACAAGGACGAGGCCGAGTTCGGGCTCTCGATGCCCGCCTGCGGCGCCCTGGTGGCGCGCTCGCTGATCGAGCGGCTCAAGCTCTCCACGGAAGAGTGGACCGCCTTCTCGGCCCTTTTGACCCAAAGGGCGCACCGCTTCGCCGCCAGAAACCCCGACGCCCACCTGAACTTCGAGATCCCGCTCGAGGAGTACTACCGCCAGATCGTCACAGGCAAGAACTACCGCTACTGGTGGCCGCTGCGCTACCACGATTTCTGCCCCATGTCCGACGGGGTGGCCGCCGTCCTCCTCTCCGCCGCGCCGCACGAGGTGATCGTCTCCGGGGTGGGGAGCGCGACCGACATCCCCACCATCGCCGACCGTCCCTACTTCCACAGCTTCCCCGCCACGGTGCGCGCCGCCGCCGAGGCCTACGCCATGGCCGGCATCAGGAAGATCACCGACTTCGCCGGCAAGATCCACGTCAACATGCACGACCCCTTCAACGGCTTCGGCCCCATCAACATGGTGGACCTGGGCTTCGTACCCCGGCGCCGCATCCTCGAGGCGCTCTTGAACGACGAGCTGACCGGCGAGTTTGGCAGCTTCCCCACCAACATCACCGGCGGCCTGAAGGGGCGCGGCCACCCGCTGGGGGCGACCGGCATGATCCAGATCGTCGAGAACCACCGCTTGATCACCGGCGGGCGCTTCCAGATGGGGCTCGCCCACTCCATCGGCGGCCCGATCAACAACAACGTGGTCACGCTCCTGGAGCGCACCAGCCATTACCGCCAGCGCTCCCGCCCCGAACTCTCCCCCTGGGGACTCCCCCCCCTGGGGCGCATGAAGCCCAAGAACCTGAGCGTCAACGAGCTTTTGAACGGCGAGCCGGTGCAGGGGCGCTTCGTCGCCGCCACCACCCGCTTCGACTTCAAGACCGGCGCCCCGGAAGGTATCATCCTCATCGTCTCCTGCCTGGCCCACGGCCAGCGCCACTCCTTCCTGTTCGGCGTCGGCGGCGAGCACTACGCGGAGATCGCGCAGCTCAAATCCGGTGAGCCGGTGAGCCTGGAGAGAAGCGGCGAGGAGATCCTGGTGAACCGCATGCCGGTCAAGAAGTTCTACCGGCGCACCATGGACGGGGTGCTGGAACTGGCCGGCAGCGGCTGGAAGAAGCTCACCGGCAACGGCTAG
- a CDS encoding flavodoxin family protein — protein sequence MGDAVKVVAIVGSYRKGGMVDQVVDAVLAGAAQAGAQVHKVYLLDTHIEFCTNCRLCTQTPGGARGICPVADEMARVLDLVEGCEGLVLASPTNFWSVTALTKRFVERLVCYAYWPWGVPAPKVRSKEKPRRAVLVAASAAPGFLARLFTPVVKTLRQSAELLGARCVGTVFVGLAAREERQEAGRRALKKARLMGQRLVTGR from the coding sequence ATGGGGGACGCGGTGAAGGTCGTCGCCATCGTGGGGAGCTACCGTAAGGGGGGCATGGTCGACCAGGTCGTCGACGCGGTGCTGGCCGGCGCCGCCCAAGCCGGTGCGCAGGTGCACAAGGTCTACCTCCTGGACACCCACATCGAGTTCTGCACCAACTGCCGGCTCTGCACCCAGACGCCGGGAGGCGCGCGCGGCATCTGCCCGGTCGCCGACGAGATGGCCCGGGTGCTGGATCTGGTGGAAGGGTGTGAGGGGCTGGTGCTCGCTTCGCCGACCAACTTCTGGTCGGTGACGGCGTTGACCAAAAGGTTCGTGGAGCGGCTGGTCTGCTACGCCTACTGGCCCTGGGGAGTGCCCGCGCCCAAGGTGCGCAGCAAGGAGAAGCCCAGGCGGGCGGTGCTGGTGGCGGCGAGTGCGGCGCCGGGATTCCTGGCGCGGCTGTTCACGCCGGTCGTGAAGACGCTCCGGCAGAGCGCGGAACTGCTCGGGGCTCGTTGCGTGGGGACCGTGTTCGTGGGGCTGGCGGCGCGGGAAGAGCGCCAGGAGGCGGGGCGGCGGGCGCTTAAGAAGGCGCGCCTCATGGGACAAAGACTGGTGACGGGGCGGTAG
- the def gene encoding peptide deformylase gives MVRRILTYPDPELKKRSLPVTVITDKTRELVRDMAETMYDAPGVGLAAPQIGVHQRIVVIDVSGKDEEPELIVAINPEIIHAEGEAYEEEGCLSVPKFSANVRRHARVVVKMLNLEGEEVVIRADDLLAIAFQHEIDHLDGVLFIDHLSPLKKGIFRKRYQRAQEEAKEQHR, from the coding sequence ATGGTACGAAGAATATTGACCTATCCGGACCCGGAGCTCAAGAAGCGCTCCCTGCCGGTTACCGTGATCACTGACAAGACCCGCGAACTGGTGCGGGATATGGCCGAAACCATGTACGACGCCCCCGGCGTCGGCCTGGCCGCTCCGCAGATCGGGGTGCACCAGCGCATCGTGGTGATCGATGTGTCCGGCAAGGACGAAGAGCCCGAACTGATCGTCGCCATCAACCCCGAGATCATCCACGCCGAAGGCGAGGCCTACGAGGAGGAGGGGTGCCTGTCGGTGCCCAAGTTCTCCGCCAACGTGCGCCGCCACGCCCGCGTGGTGGTGAAGATGCTGAACCTGGAGGGCGAAGAGGTGGTGATCCGCGCCGACGACCTCCTGGCCATCGCCTTCCAGCACGAGATCGACCACCTGGACGGCGTCCTCTTCATAGACCACCTCTCCCCGCTCAAGAAGGGGATCTTCCGCAAGCGCTACCAGCGCGCCCAGGAAGAGGCAAAGGAGCAGCATCGATGA
- the fmt gene encoding methionyl-tRNA formyltransferase: MTGLRIIFMGTPEFACPTLRTLIERGENVVAVVTQPDRPKGRGQQTLPPPVKVVAESHGIPVLQPVKVRLPESIDQIRALEPDLIVVIAFGQILPKALLDIPTHGCINVHASLLPRYRGAAPLNWCIINGETETGVTTMMMDVGLDTGDMLLKSATPIDPDEDTQSLHDRMSQLGAELLAQTLDRLVAGELVPEKQDDALTCYAPIMKKEDGLIDWTRSAQDIKNQVRGMTPWPGAFSFLDDKLLKVYKVQTAAGTGNPGEVVAAGRDGIEVACGEGSLVIRELQLEGKKRMAAGDFLAGYKVPAGSLLGKKESAVGA, from the coding sequence ATGACCGGTTTGCGCATCATCTTCATGGGAACTCCCGAATTCGCCTGCCCGACCCTGCGCACCCTGATCGAGCGCGGTGAAAACGTGGTGGCCGTGGTCACCCAGCCCGACCGTCCCAAGGGGCGCGGACAGCAGACCCTGCCGCCGCCGGTCAAGGTGGTGGCGGAAAGCCACGGCATCCCGGTGCTGCAGCCGGTGAAGGTGCGTCTCCCCGAGTCGATCGATCAGATCCGCGCCCTGGAGCCGGACCTGATCGTGGTGATCGCCTTCGGGCAGATCCTCCCCAAGGCGCTTTTGGATATTCCCACACACGGCTGCATCAACGTGCACGCCTCGCTTTTGCCGCGCTACCGTGGCGCCGCGCCGCTCAACTGGTGCATCATCAACGGCGAGACCGAGACCGGGGTGACCACCATGATGATGGACGTCGGTCTCGACACCGGCGACATGCTCCTGAAAAGCGCCACCCCGATCGACCCCGACGAGGACACGCAGAGTCTGCACGACCGCATGTCGCAGCTGGGCGCGGAGCTTCTGGCCCAGACCCTGGACCGCCTGGTCGCCGGCGAGCTCGTCCCGGAGAAACAGGACGACGCCCTCACCTGCTACGCCCCCATTATGAAGAAGGAAGACGGCCTCATCGACTGGACCAGGAGCGCGCAGGACATCAAGAACCAGGTGCGCGGCATGACCCCGTGGCCCGGCGCCTTCAGCTTCCTGGACGACAAGCTGTTGAAGGTGTACAAGGTGCAGACCGCCGCCGGAACGGGCAACCCGGGCGAGGTGGTAGCCGCCGGTCGCGACGGCATCGAGGTCGCCTGCGGCGAGGGAAGCCTCGTGATCCGCGAGCTGCAGCTGGAAGGGAAGAAGCGGATGGCCGCCGGGGATTTTCTCGCCGGTTACAAGGTGCCGGCGGGCTCGCTGCTGGGCAAGAAGGAATCTGCAGTTGGGGCGTAA
- a CDS encoding DUF116 domain-containing protein produces MGRKESYQKPPQKRLFVALMGVTCLLVVGLIYLGWYIPTMGLANIHPDLPRVVGMLFAVLSGIAVLGTALLVLTTALGKDILGTRFMRGVVIKFLLPLIEQIGKLCGISKDTIRQSFVAMNNSLVVSQRLKINADRILILLPHCLQLAECEIKVTGEIDKCLRCGRCDIMGLADLARKYSVDISVATGGTLARKVIIEKRPKLVLAVACERDLTSGIKDCYPLPVIGVLNDRPFGPCFNTRVDVDKIDAALRSVLV; encoded by the coding sequence TTGGGGCGTAAGGAAAGCTATCAGAAGCCGCCCCAGAAGCGGCTCTTCGTGGCCCTGATGGGGGTGACCTGCCTCCTTGTGGTGGGGCTCATCTACCTCGGGTGGTACATCCCGACCATGGGGCTTGCCAACATCCATCCCGATCTGCCGCGCGTGGTGGGGATGCTGTTCGCCGTCCTCTCCGGCATCGCGGTACTCGGCACCGCCCTGTTGGTGCTCACCACGGCCCTCGGCAAGGACATCCTCGGCACCAGGTTCATGCGCGGGGTGGTGATCAAGTTCCTGCTCCCGCTCATCGAGCAGATCGGCAAGCTGTGCGGCATCTCCAAGGACACCATCCGCCAGTCCTTCGTGGCCATGAACAACTCCCTGGTGGTTTCGCAGCGCCTGAAGATCAACGCCGACCGGATCCTGATCCTGCTGCCGCACTGCCTGCAGCTCGCCGAGTGCGAGATCAAGGTGACCGGCGAGATCGACAAGTGCCTGCGCTGCGGCCGCTGCGACATCATGGGGCTCGCCGATCTGGCCCGCAAGTACAGCGTCGACATCTCGGTGGCGACCGGCGGCACCCTGGCGCGCAAGGTGATCATCGAGAAGCGCCCCAAGCTGGTCCTGGCCGTCGCCTGCGAGCGCGACCTCACCTCCGGCATCAAGGACTGCTATCCCCTCCCGGTGATCGGGGTGCTCAACGATCGCCCCTTCGGCCCCTGCTTCAACACCCGCGTCGACGTCGACAAGATCGACGCCGCGCTCCGCTCGGTGCTGGTCTAG
- a CDS encoding polysaccharide deacetylase family protein — protein MRLRYSLLLILSLFIAVPRAAHALEITEYRALREPVVDRSGRHLWAVRSFKEEGVPHRLAVDPATLQSFDLPAADLAPRREADADFYATRLGRAVKRYTAGPHRLQNGGATRAETGADGFFLTVDLCPSKRPFERELFEAAAALSTGRAVPVAVMVTGVWLDSHPDEVAYLKGEVATGRLAVTWVNHSWHHHYDPKVPLADNFLLAPGTDLRAEVLHLEQQLLSRGLVPSPFFRFPGLVSDGAAMNLLSELSLVPIGADAWLAKGEQPRRGSFILVHGNGNEPKGIRLALPLLKGTGVHLLPLAAAFGD, from the coding sequence ATGCGTCTTCGCTACTCCCTGCTCCTGATCCTTTCGTTGTTCATCGCCGTGCCCCGCGCCGCCCACGCCCTGGAGATCACCGAGTACCGCGCCCTGCGCGAGCCGGTAGTCGACCGCTCGGGACGCCATCTGTGGGCCGTCAGGAGCTTCAAGGAAGAGGGGGTGCCGCACCGGCTCGCGGTCGACCCCGCCACCCTGCAGAGCTTCGACCTGCCGGCCGCCGACCTGGCACCCCGGCGAGAGGCCGACGCTGACTTCTACGCCACCCGGCTCGGGCGCGCCGTGAAGCGCTACACCGCCGGTCCGCACCGGCTGCAAAACGGCGGCGCCACCCGCGCCGAGACCGGTGCCGACGGCTTCTTCCTCACCGTCGACCTCTGCCCCTCCAAACGCCCCTTCGAGCGGGAGCTGTTCGAGGCTGCCGCGGCACTCTCCACGGGGAGGGCGGTTCCGGTGGCGGTGATGGTCACCGGGGTGTGGCTCGACAGCCACCCGGACGAGGTCGCCTACCTGAAGGGTGAGGTCGCCACAGGGAGGCTGGCGGTGACCTGGGTGAACCACTCCTGGCACCACCACTACGACCCGAAGGTGCCGCTGGCCGACAACTTCCTGCTGGCGCCGGGGACCGACCTGCGCGCCGAGGTGCTTCACCTGGAACAGCAGCTCCTCTCCCGCGGCCTGGTACCTTCACCCTTTTTCCGCTTCCCGGGGCTTGTCTCCGACGGCGCCGCCATGAACCTTTTGTCCGAGCTCTCCCTGGTCCCGATCGGTGCCGACGCCTGGCTCGCCAAGGGTGAGCAGCCGCGCCGCGGCAGCTTCATCCTGGTGCACGGCAACGGCAACGAGCCCAAGGGGATCCGCCTGGCGCTGCCGCTTTTGAAGGGGACGGGGGTGCACCTGCTGCCGCTTGCGGCGGCCTTCGGCGACTGA
- a CDS encoding NlpC/P60 family protein, producing MKTLLLAVMALLLAVPPFSVRSSSAAPQKRAVALSFAPVLNTPDFAGSFSGKVALDPCRGVRPIEFIALPGTLFTVEGELEKNGVKVLRVTTGDYPYPSKTGLYVDARFVEAAGSQATERPRHLPELPEIQKRLLAALGKPYVWGGNVKDGVSLLRRYYPQGDPLAGVDCSGLLYQATDGFTPRNTSTLTGYGRAVPVAGLSAEAIARKLEPLDLLVWNGHVMVVLDDDSIIESRMGCGGKPGGVMMTPKLELLRQIMKTRKPADSFPKGSAGAGAFVVRRWFPDGGR from the coding sequence ATGAAGACACTTCTGCTCGCAGTGATGGCCCTGCTCCTTGCCGTACCACCGTTCTCCGTTCGCAGCTCCTCTGCCGCCCCCCAAAAGCGCGCCGTGGCCCTCTCCTTCGCCCCGGTTCTCAATACCCCCGACTTCGCCGGCAGTTTCAGCGGCAAGGTGGCGCTCGATCCCTGCCGCGGCGTGCGCCCCATCGAGTTCATCGCCCTGCCGGGCACCCTGTTCACCGTGGAGGGGGAGCTCGAGAAGAACGGCGTCAAGGTGCTGCGCGTCACCACCGGCGATTATCCCTATCCTTCCAAAACCGGGTTGTACGTCGACGCCCGCTTCGTTGAGGCTGCCGGTAGCCAGGCCACCGAGCGCCCGCGCCACCTCCCGGAGCTCCCGGAGATCCAGAAACGACTTTTGGCGGCGCTGGGCAAGCCGTACGTGTGGGGCGGCAATGTGAAAGACGGCGTTTCGCTGCTGCGCAGGTACTACCCGCAGGGGGATCCCCTGGCCGGGGTGGACTGCTCCGGGCTCCTCTACCAGGCGACCGACGGCTTCACGCCCAGGAACACCTCGACGCTCACCGGTTACGGGCGGGCGGTCCCGGTGGCGGGGCTCTCCGCCGAGGCGATCGCGCGCAAGCTCGAGCCTTTGGATCTACTGGTCTGGAACGGGCACGTGATGGTGGTGCTCGATGACGATTCCATCATCGAAAGCAGGATGGGGTGCGGCGGGAAGCCCGGCGGGGTGATGATGACCCCGAAACTCGAGCTGCTCAGGCAGATCATGAAAACGAGAAAGCCCGCGGACAGCTTCCCCAAGGGGAGCGCCGGGGCCGGGGCTTTCGTGGTGCGGAGATGGTTTCCGGACGGGGGGAGATGA
- a CDS encoding HD-GYP domain-containing protein, whose product MAAEVLFVDDNKLILETSVDLFRSHGIDLLTATNAAEALELFRHHEIAVVVSDNRMPGMSGLDFLTELRRVSPDTVKVLISAYVDLATALAAINNSEVFRYLLKPWKSQEILDVVQEGLRRYRIVQSMRREDEAVLRSLAQTIELKDPNTKGHCDRVAVYALLIAEAMGLSKDTLRQIKYGSWLHDCGKIGISELILNGSSRLNEDEFRTMKLHTDWGADLAEKARLSELAKNIIRHHHEKYDGTGYPLGLKGEAIPLEARIVAVADVYDALTTDRSYRARFPEGEAREMVRSMSGEALDPGIVEVFLEVVPAGPLPSSEEVLGEVPPGEAPPKRPNLTLVRAQA is encoded by the coding sequence ATGGCGGCTGAAGTTCTGTTCGTGGATGACAACAAGCTGATCTTGGAAACCTCCGTGGACCTGTTCCGGTCGCACGGCATCGACCTGCTCACCGCCACCAACGCCGCTGAAGCCCTGGAGCTGTTCAGGCATCACGAAATCGCGGTGGTGGTCTCGGACAACCGGATGCCGGGGATGTCCGGGCTCGACTTTCTCACCGAACTGCGCCGGGTATCCCCGGACACCGTCAAGGTCCTCATCTCCGCCTACGTCGACCTCGCCACGGCGCTGGCCGCCATCAACAACTCAGAGGTGTTTCGCTACCTGCTGAAACCGTGGAAATCACAGGAAATCCTGGACGTGGTACAGGAAGGACTCAGGCGCTACCGGATCGTGCAGTCCATGAGGCGGGAGGACGAGGCGGTGCTGCGTTCCCTGGCCCAGACCATCGAGCTCAAGGACCCCAACACCAAAGGGCACTGCGACCGGGTGGCGGTCTATGCCCTGCTGATCGCCGAAGCGATGGGGCTCTCCAAGGATACCCTGCGCCAGATCAAGTACGGCAGCTGGCTGCACGACTGCGGCAAGATCGGCATTTCGGAACTGATCCTGAACGGCAGCAGCCGGCTCAACGAGGATGAGTTCAGGACCATGAAGCTGCACACCGACTGGGGTGCGGACCTGGCGGAAAAGGCGAGGCTTTCGGAGCTCGCCAAGAACATCATCCGCCACCATCACGAGAAGTACGACGGGACCGGCTATCCCCTGGGGCTCAAGGGCGAGGCGATTCCGCTGGAAGCACGCATCGTCGCGGTCGCCGATGTCTACGACGCGCTCACCACGGACCGCTCCTACCGCGCCAGGTTCCCCGAGGGGGAGGCCCGGGAGATGGTGCGTTCCATGAGCGGCGAGGCGCTCGACCCCGGCATCGTGGAGGTCTTCCTCGAGGTGGTGCCGGCAGGCCCCCTCCCCTCTTCCGAAGAGGTCCTCGGCGAGGTACCGCCCGGCGAAGCGCCCCCGAAGCGCCCCAACCTCACCCTCGTGCGCGCCCAGGCCTAG
- the merA gene encoding mercury(II) reductase, with translation MSTTGEIVILGSGSTAFAAALRAKERGARSIMIERSVLGGTCINWGCIPSKTLIHCALFRHEAELGERLGLGVRRDGVDFPTLDGHKFAVVQELRQKKYLDVLAQLPELSVIKGKAVFVAPGTVQVEDRIIESDRILIATGGHPRVPKIPGLEHTPYLTSKSALLLKTLPESLTVVGGGVIALELGQMFHRLGVPVTVLEHGARVLPAVEPEPALALQKALEAEGMKVVVGAAICSVARDGAGVRVEALIDGEPREFRSQQLLLAVGTAPATEGIGLEQAGVELDPRGFIKVDSEMRTTAPGIWAAGDVTGGMQIATVGAREGIAAVDNMLQTGCHCELDYQSLPMAIFTDPEVAMVGYGEEAARQAGFDVESQTIPASAIPKAHVTGALDGAVKIVADRVTDRILGVHLCLHRGADIINEAALAIRCRMTVAELADTLHVYPSMGEGLRLCAQAFNRDLTQLSCCAE, from the coding sequence ATGAGTACGACCGGTGAAATCGTCATATTAGGATCGGGGTCCACCGCCTTCGCGGCGGCTCTCAGGGCCAAGGAACGGGGTGCCCGCTCCATCATGATCGAGCGCAGCGTGCTGGGCGGCACCTGCATCAACTGGGGCTGCATCCCGTCCAAGACCCTGATCCACTGCGCCCTGTTCCGGCACGAGGCGGAGTTGGGCGAGCGGCTGGGGCTCGGGGTGAGGCGCGACGGCGTCGACTTCCCCACACTCGACGGGCACAAGTTCGCGGTGGTGCAGGAACTAAGACAGAAGAAATACCTGGACGTGCTGGCGCAGCTCCCGGAACTCTCCGTCATCAAGGGGAAGGCGGTCTTCGTCGCCCCCGGCACGGTGCAGGTGGAGGACCGGATCATTGAAAGCGACCGCATCCTGATCGCCACCGGCGGGCACCCCCGCGTCCCCAAGATCCCAGGGCTGGAACACACCCCGTACCTGACCAGCAAGAGTGCGCTTCTACTGAAGACCCTGCCGGAGTCCCTCACCGTCGTCGGGGGCGGCGTCATCGCCCTGGAGCTGGGGCAGATGTTCCACAGGCTCGGGGTCCCGGTAACCGTCCTGGAACACGGCGCGCGCGTGCTTCCCGCAGTGGAACCGGAGCCGGCGCTGGCGCTGCAAAAGGCGCTTGAGGCGGAAGGGATGAAGGTCGTGGTGGGTGCCGCCATCTGCTCGGTGGCGCGCGACGGCGCAGGCGTGCGGGTCGAGGCGCTGATCGACGGCGAGCCGCGCGAGTTCCGCTCACAGCAATTGCTTCTGGCGGTAGGTACCGCCCCCGCCACCGAAGGGATCGGGCTGGAGCAGGCCGGGGTGGAACTGGACCCGCGCGGCTTCATCAAGGTGGACAGCGAGATGCGCACCACGGCGCCCGGGATATGGGCGGCCGGCGACGTCACCGGAGGCATGCAGATCGCCACGGTGGGGGCCCGCGAGGGGATCGCCGCCGTGGACAACATGCTGCAGACCGGATGCCACTGCGAGCTTGACTACCAGAGCCTCCCCATGGCGATCTTCACCGACCCCGAGGTGGCCATGGTGGGCTACGGCGAGGAAGCGGCCCGGCAGGCAGGTTTCGACGTGGAGAGCCAGACCATACCCGCCTCCGCCATCCCCAAGGCTCATGTCACCGGGGCGCTGGACGGTGCGGTCAAGATCGTCGCCGACCGCGTCACCGACCGCATCCTCGGCGTCCACCTCTGCCTGCATCGCGGCGCCGACATCATCAACGAGGCTGCCCTCGCCATCCGCTGCCGGATGACCGTGGCCGAGCTCGCCGACACGCTGCACGTCTACCCCTCCATGGGCGAAGGGCTGCGCCTGTGCGCCCAGGCCTTCAACCGCGACCTGACCCAGCTCTCCTGCTGCGCCGAATAA